The Parcubacteria group bacterium genome has a window encoding:
- the topA gene encoding type I DNA topoisomerase, producing the protein MKLLIVESPSKTKTIKKYLGTGYQVTSSIGHIRDLPKSNKDAIDIENDFKPRYVVSPDKEKVVKDLIALAKKADEIYLATDPDREGEAIAWHVAEILKDAGIPKSDMQRIVFHEITKTAVNDALLHPKKVDQNLRRAQEARRVLDRLVGYDLSGVIWQKVRYGLSAGRVQSPALRIIVEREKEIKAFIPEKYWTLSADFLTKKKDPVTLTCKEEPRDEKEAQRIATVGQKSTWQITDVKESMQKRRPYAPFTTSTLQQAASSRLGFSPSRTMQTAQKLYEAGHITYMRTDSTTLSQDALKAIKGVVSSTYGADQYELRIFKTKSKNAQEAHEAVRPSDVRVEHAGITDDQKRLYELIRVRAISSQMIDANVKKTRITANITDGAIPDFTVTGSRIISLGWLAADPSARKDDVEVPLVVAQEPLKLVAFHSEEKETTPPPRYSEAGLVKELEKRGIGRPSTYASIIRTIQTRGYVEKEGRSLKPTDTGEVVSDFLSAHFATYISDTFTAEMEDELDEIARGERDYAKTLSDFYKPFHKDVKSKAKLDKATDLGEADPQFICPKCKGPMIIKLGKNGKFLSCKKFPDCDGARLIDGKEMQGPKETGEACPKCKDGKLVEREGRFGKFISCSNYPKCKYIKEDPKEVEKKKTGVKCPMCGKGEMMERSGRFGIFYSCTEYPTCKNAIKTKPTGKICTYQREDKGGQKCGALMMLGTKTIPERCSDKTCPNHRPDKLNKK; encoded by the coding sequence ATGAAACTCCTCATCGTAGAGTCCCCATCCAAGACAAAAACGATCAAAAAATATCTCGGAACAGGCTATCAGGTCACATCCAGCATTGGACACATCCGCGACCTCCCCAAATCCAACAAGGATGCGATCGACATCGAAAACGATTTCAAACCGCGCTATGTGGTCTCTCCGGACAAAGAAAAAGTGGTAAAAGACCTCATCGCACTGGCAAAAAAAGCCGATGAAATTTATCTCGCAACCGATCCCGATCGTGAGGGTGAAGCAATTGCATGGCATGTCGCTGAGATCCTCAAGGATGCCGGCATCCCCAAATCAGACATGCAACGCATCGTCTTTCATGAGATCACCAAAACCGCCGTCAACGATGCCCTCCTCCACCCTAAAAAGGTGGATCAAAATTTACGTCGTGCCCAAGAAGCGCGTCGTGTTTTGGATCGTTTGGTAGGCTATGATCTCTCCGGTGTGATCTGGCAAAAGGTCCGCTATGGACTCTCTGCCGGTCGCGTACAATCCCCTGCACTACGCATCATCGTAGAACGCGAAAAAGAGATTAAGGCGTTCATCCCGGAAAAATATTGGACGCTCTCCGCTGACTTTTTGACCAAGAAAAAAGACCCTGTCACACTCACATGCAAAGAAGAACCGCGCGACGAAAAAGAGGCGCAACGTATTGCGACTGTCGGACAGAAAAGTACATGGCAAATTACAGACGTCAAAGAATCCATGCAGAAACGTCGTCCTTATGCGCCGTTCACCACATCCACACTTCAGCAAGCAGCGTCATCGCGTTTGGGATTCTCCCCATCGCGCACCATGCAGACCGCACAGAAGCTCTATGAAGCCGGACATATCACATACATGCGCACAGACTCCACCACTCTTTCCCAAGACGCACTCAAAGCGATCAAGGGCGTCGTCAGCTCGACCTATGGTGCAGATCAATACGAGCTTCGCATATTCAAAACCAAAAGCAAAAACGCCCAAGAAGCGCATGAGGCTGTCCGTCCGTCAGATGTACGTGTAGAACATGCCGGCATTACCGATGATCAAAAACGTCTCTATGAACTCATCCGTGTGCGTGCGATCTCTTCACAGATGATCGATGCAAATGTCAAAAAAACCCGCATCACCGCAAACATCACGGACGGCGCTATCCCTGATTTTACCGTGACAGGTTCGCGCATTATCTCTCTCGGCTGGCTTGCCGCTGATCCCTCTGCACGCAAAGACGATGTAGAAGTACCGCTTGTCGTTGCCCAGGAGCCGTTGAAACTCGTGGCGTTTCATTCAGAAGAAAAAGAAACCACACCTCCGCCACGCTATAGTGAAGCGGGACTCGTCAAGGAACTGGAAAAACGTGGCATCGGCCGTCCAAGTACTTACGCTTCGATCATCCGCACGATCCAAACACGCGGTTACGTAGAGAAAGAAGGTCGTTCTCTCAAACCGACAGATACCGGCGAGGTCGTCAGTGATTTCCTCTCTGCACATTTTGCCACATATATCAGTGACACATTCACGGCAGAAATGGAAGACGAGCTCGATGAGATCGCACGCGGTGAGCGCGACTATGCCAAAACCCTTTCTGATTTTTATAAACCTTTTCACAAAGATGTAAAGTCCAAAGCCAAACTCGACAAAGCAACAGACCTCGGCGAGGCTGATCCTCAATTTATTTGTCCAAAATGCAAAGGTCCGATGATCATCAAACTCGGCAAGAACGGTAAATTCCTCAGCTGTAAAAAATTCCCCGATTGCGATGGCGCGCGATTGATCGACGGCAAAGAAATGCAAGGACCCAAAGAAACCGGTGAAGCCTGCCCCAAATGCAAAGACGGCAAACTCGTCGAACGTGAAGGACGCTTTGGTAAATTCATCTCCTGCTCCAATTATCCCAAATGCAAATACATCAAAGAAGACCCCAAAGAAGTGGAAAAGAAAAAAACCGGTGTCAAATGTCCGATGTGCGGCAAAGGTGAAATGATGGAACGTAGTGGACGCTTCGGGATCTTTTACAGTTGCACAGAATACCCCACATGCAAAAACGCGATCAAGACCAAGCCGACAGGAAAAATTTGTACCTACCAGCGCGAAGACAAAGGCGGTCAAAAATGCGGTGCGCTCATGATGCTCGGAACAAAAACGATTCCGGAAAGATGCAGTGATAAAACATGCCCAAATCACCGTCCGGACAAACTCAACAAAAAATAA
- the purN gene encoding phosphoribosylglycinamide formyltransferase: MAHQEKKRLKIGVLISGSGSNLQAIIDACESGLIDGEVVFVGSDVPDVKGLARAKKHHIPTFAVNYKEFMRAARSFDPAEKVLTESDSDFMKKSLHIVPRSITSDEDKIAWLYRRMAFEMILLEHMEQFDFDLLVLAGFMRNLTAFFIDQINTDPAKPLIMNIHPALLPSFPGTNGYEDTFNYGCKVGGSTVHFVDYGEDTGPIIGQITVPILPGDTLDNFKEKGLKQEWILYPQCIQLFAEGSLKVVTADNGRKKVQIG; encoded by the coding sequence ATGGCGCATCAGGAAAAGAAAAGATTAAAAATCGGTGTGTTGATCTCTGGGAGCGGTTCAAACTTGCAAGCGATCATTGACGCATGTGAGAGCGGGTTGATCGATGGCGAAGTGGTTTTTGTGGGATCTGATGTGCCGGACGTCAAAGGTCTTGCACGTGCGAAAAAACATCACATTCCGACGTTTGCAGTCAATTACAAGGAATTTATGAGAGCTGCGCGGTCATTCGATCCGGCAGAGAAAGTATTGACGGAAAGTGATAGCGACTTTATGAAAAAAAGTCTGCATATCGTACCACGGTCAATTACTTCGGATGAGGATAAGATTGCGTGGCTTTACAGAAGAATGGCATTTGAGATGATCTTATTGGAGCATATGGAACAATTCGATTTTGATCTTCTCGTCCTTGCGGGATTTATGAGAAATCTGACAGCATTTTTTATCGATCAGATCAACACAGATCCGGCAAAACCGCTGATCATGAATATTCATCCAGCACTTTTGCCCTCATTTCCCGGAACAAACGGGTATGAGGATACATTCAACTATGGATGCAAGGTTGGGGGAAGCACAGTGCATTTCGTCGATTATGGTGAGGATACCGGTCCGATCATTGGTCAAATTACCGTCCCAATTTTACCGGGAGACACGCTGGATAACTTCAAAGAAAAAGGATTGAAACAAGAGTGGATTCTCTATCCACAATGCATTCAACTCTTTGCCGAGGGAAGCTTGAAGGTTGTCACTGCGGATAATGGAAGAAAAAAAGTTCAGATTGGCTGA
- a CDS encoding AIR synthase-related protein, with protein sequence MKKDQYKEEVIDPGDRASRLAKEVCFESHKNCPAVIVVPHQPGNFRGPIGWVWQKHILKQLADYDTDEDGNVTRWTMMEEKENDGAGGKLQFHALLGDAQTFYFAGWEILAMTADDFARSGRFPIVYANDLNIKQLTEENFHLFASLMRGYGHALGGIGGVNVTGEVAIMKNSITAFCDDRSSTMLIANWGASCVGLAHRDKLIDGSKIAPGMIIVGFWEPGYRCNGGTKLTNITQRHFIQEKNDGLHDFVAKCAKPSAIYAPLLTRVNGWRKDGSVGRSIVNIAGIAHISGGGVWEKLGDILPEGVGAQLHSMPAPAEILREAQEISWLYPDLRLSDWYAHSTFHGGCGMLVICHTTADAMRLIHEAKKDNYDASVVGVTTESPDSEIIIHSRFKEGKILSSKNPE encoded by the coding sequence ATGAAAAAAGATCAATACAAGGAAGAAGTGATCGATCCTGGGGATCGTGCATCACGACTTGCAAAAGAAGTTTGTTTTGAAAGCCACAAGAACTGTCCCGCAGTTATTGTCGTGCCACATCAGCCGGGGAATTTTCGCGGACCAATCGGTTGGGTGTGGCAAAAACACATTCTCAAGCAGCTTGCGGATTATGATACTGATGAAGATGGTAATGTCACGCGGTGGACAATGATGGAGGAGAAGGAAAATGATGGTGCGGGCGGTAAACTGCAATTTCACGCACTACTTGGTGATGCGCAAACATTTTATTTTGCTGGGTGGGAAATATTGGCAATGACGGCAGATGATTTTGCACGCTCTGGCCGATTTCCCATTGTCTATGCCAATGATCTCAATATCAAACAATTGACAGAAGAAAACTTCCATCTTTTTGCATCGTTGATGCGCGGATATGGACACGCTCTGGGAGGCATTGGAGGTGTGAATGTCACCGGCGAAGTTGCGATCATGAAAAACAGTATTACGGCATTTTGTGATGATCGATCAAGTACTATGCTGATCGCGAATTGGGGTGCATCATGTGTCGGTTTGGCACATCGAGATAAATTAATCGATGGATCAAAAATCGCGCCAGGAATGATCATTGTCGGTTTTTGGGAGCCGGGATATCGCTGCAATGGAGGTACGAAGCTCACCAACATTACCCAAAGACATTTCATCCAAGAAAAAAATGATGGTCTGCATGATTTCGTTGCGAAATGTGCAAAGCCGTCAGCGATCTATGCACCACTTCTTACGCGTGTAAACGGGTGGCGAAAAGATGGGAGTGTTGGCAGATCTATTGTCAACATTGCCGGTATTGCTCATATAAGCGGGGGAGGTGTATGGGAAAAACTGGGAGACATTCTTCCGGAAGGTGTGGGTGCGCAATTACACAGCATGCCTGCGCCTGCGGAGATCTTGCGAGAAGCGCAGGAGATCTCATGGTTATATCCTGATCTGCGCTTGAGTGATTGGTATGCACACAGCACATTTCATGGCGGATGTGGCATGTTGGTTATTTGTCACACAACTGCCGATGCTATGCGACTAATCCATGAAGCCAAAAAAGATAATTATGATGCATCGGTTGTCGGTGTGACAACAGAATCACCGGACAGTGAGATCATCATTCATTCACGATTCAAGGAAGGGAAGATCCTTTCTTCAAAAAATCCTGAGTGA
- a CDS encoding alpha/beta hydrolase — translation MEHVQKNCIIVHGCEYDAEHAVLLEQRTAENHWTTWVRDELVKRGVSAQTPTMPTSWAQEYEGFKKEFEKYHVNENTVLVGHSCSCSFLVRWLGETKQKIAKLVLVAPWKVFDPYDTVRAAFYTYDIDETIVNRVGDIVMFTADNESDDGKKSLEIFHHALGGRIIALSGRGHYRTREWEKSAFPELLEEILA, via the coding sequence ATGGAACACGTACAAAAAAATTGCATCATCGTACATGGGTGCGAGTATGATGCGGAGCATGCTGTGCTATTGGAACAAAGAACCGCGGAAAATCATTGGACGACGTGGGTAAGAGACGAGCTGGTGAAAAGAGGTGTGTCGGCACAAACGCCAACAATGCCGACATCTTGGGCGCAGGAATATGAGGGATTTAAAAAAGAATTTGAAAAATATCATGTAAATGAGAATACGGTTCTCGTCGGACATAGTTGCAGTTGCTCTTTTTTGGTGCGATGGTTGGGTGAGACGAAACAAAAGATCGCAAAACTGGTTTTGGTCGCACCATGGAAAGTTTTTGATCCGTATGATACCGTGAGGGCGGCATTTTATACATACGATATTGATGAGACAATTGTAAATCGGGTGGGGGACATCGTGATGTTTACTGCGGACAACGAATCGGATGATGGAAAGAAAAGTTTGGAGATCTTTCATCACGCACTTGGAGGAAGAATTATCGCATTATCGGGCAGAGGGCATTACAGAACGAGAGAATGGGAAAAAAGCGCATTTCCGGAGTTGCTGGAAGAAATTTTAGCGTAG
- a CDS encoding DUF917 family protein — protein MKITKKNLDTYLKGSQFLATGGGLPLQMHKKIFTQIIRDDSEISPKDLRSFSDEDYLISAYGVGDPSCIPDGFDRAVVRAFQKYKDLTQKEITGIIPGEIGAEGLSFLISRITGIPVADADLVGGRAAPEIQLDVFSVYDLPITPTLLIAINGKSIYLEGQFTAQDIEKISRDFFDLNGSSGLLIGYGISAKDFARYAITGSLTLALQIGQVLDRDDMQSLTTICGGSIISTTIVKKVELKSRGGFLSGEIICADGIMQVKNENIQFEDQNGQLYVAPDILMFINGRGEPIHNTLMKKYIGKTVRLIHIPAIGYWATKKARALWHDIIK, from the coding sequence ATGAAAATTACAAAAAAGAATTTGGACACATATCTCAAAGGTAGTCAGTTTTTAGCAACTGGTGGCGGTTTGCCATTGCAGATGCACAAAAAAATATTTACGCAGATCATAAGAGATGATTCAGAAATTTCACCGAAAGACCTAAGGAGTTTCTCCGATGAGGATTATCTGATCTCTGCCTATGGCGTGGGTGATCCGTCATGTATTCCTGATGGTTTTGACCGCGCGGTAGTTCGGGCATTTCAAAAATATAAAGATCTGACACAAAAGGAGATCACGGGTATTATTCCTGGTGAAATTGGTGCGGAAGGATTGTCATTTCTCATATCGCGCATTACAGGCATCCCTGTTGCAGATGCCGATCTTGTCGGAGGGAGGGCGGCACCGGAAATTCAGCTTGATGTATTTAGTGTGTATGATCTGCCAATCACACCGACACTACTCATTGCGATTAATGGTAAAAGCATCTATCTCGAAGGGCAATTCACTGCACAAGACATCGAGAAAATTTCACGAGATTTTTTTGATTTGAATGGATCAAGTGGGCTCTTGATCGGGTATGGCATTTCTGCCAAGGATTTTGCCCGCTATGCGATCACGGGGTCGTTGACGCTGGCACTGCAGATTGGACAGGTGTTGGATCGCGATGACATGCAATCTCTCACGACAATATGTGGCGGATCCATAATAAGCACAACCATTGTTAAGAAAGTGGAGCTCAAGAGCAGGGGAGGTTTTCTCTCTGGTGAGATCATTTGTGCAGACGGGATCATGCAGGTAAAAAATGAAAATATACAATTTGAGGATCAGAATGGTCAGTTGTATGTAGCGCCGGATATTCTGATGTTTATTAACGGGAGAGGAGAACCCATCCATAATACATTGATGAAAAAATATATCGGCAAAACCGTTCGGTTGATCCATATCCCCGCAATTGGCTACTGGGCTACAAAAAAGGCAAGAGCGCTGTGGCATGATATAATAAAATAG
- a CDS encoding asparagine synthase C-terminal domain-containing protein — protein sequence MKVNDWKDVIALPVVGTRSKWGYGKLEEVLTEAILWCAVKCLRNNDGIICTTLSGGLDSSFCLAIMRELLGYHIPIHTFTTGGSEKTPDIQFARIVSQRFKTIHHELIPNQQEIKKAQEQLRFIWKDDPCSLGDVAVFLTYEHISQYGFVNVITHDGIDELLGGYWEHRRHEDGQKKTRAFQSLWKRLEKEHLIPLERKARHFSTLVILPYLQKNVVTYITKIPLESRTTFDESKIPLRTIAKKYLPEEIIKREKKGFCSALEEE from the coding sequence ATGAAAGTGAATGATTGGAAGGATGTCATTGCATTACCAGTGGTTGGCACCAGATCAAAGTGGGGCTATGGAAAGCTTGAGGAGGTTTTGACAGAGGCTATTCTTTGGTGCGCGGTGAAGTGCTTGAGGAATAATGATGGCATAATCTGTACGACCTTGTCCGGAGGATTGGATTCGTCATTTTGTTTGGCGATAATGCGGGAGTTATTGGGATATCATATCCCGATCCACACATTTACAACGGGAGGAAGTGAAAAAACGCCTGACATACAGTTTGCTCGTATCGTTTCACAGCGTTTCAAGACAATTCATCACGAGTTGATCCCAAACCAACAAGAGATCAAAAAGGCGCAGGAACAGTTGCGCTTTATCTGGAAAGACGATCCATGTTCTTTGGGTGATGTGGCAGTATTTTTGACCTATGAACATATCTCCCAGTATGGATTTGTGAATGTCATCACACATGATGGGATCGATGAACTGTTGGGCGGGTATTGGGAGCATCGCAGACACGAGGACGGTCAAAAAAAGACGCGAGCGTTTCAAAGTTTGTGGAAGAGACTTGAAAAAGAGCACCTCATCCCTCTTGAAAGAAAAGCGCGTCATTTTAGCACACTTGTGATCTTGCCGTACTTGCAGAAAAATGTTGTAACGTATATTACAAAGATCCCACTGGAAAGTCGTACGACATTTGATGAAAGTAAGATCCCTCTGCGCACCATTGCAAAGAAATATCTTCCTGAGGAAATTATCAAAAGGGAAAAGAAGGGTTTTTGTAGCGCACTTGAAGAAGAATAA
- a CDS encoding EamA family transporter has product MMWFILTILSIFALATAELMQQHLLNAKNAFDERASAVLTFLVQSLITVPFLFLFGVADQVFSVFDPTVFPRVLLVSLISSVAMIFYLKSFKVKNISISAIFVSFSAIVSTFLGIIFFAESTSVVKFFGIFLILMAIIMANYKNVILEKNHWYGLVAGCIFGICYTFDKSIILDIHPLVYIFWTFSMIAVWGFLLGTKRVVRSLKDKKLNAYKPIFISGVGYFLYNFFTFTAYRLGGEVGRIDAINNSQIFLIILFEFFILKHTQGTMRKILSAGLAVAGVLMLGFAR; this is encoded by the coding sequence ATGATGTGGTTTATTCTTACTATCCTTTCAATTTTTGCTTTGGCAACGGCGGAATTGATGCAACAGCATTTGTTGAATGCAAAAAACGCTTTTGATGAAAGAGCGAGTGCCGTTTTGACTTTCTTAGTGCAGTCATTGATAACAGTTCCATTTCTTTTTCTCTTTGGGGTCGCGGATCAGGTTTTTTCTGTTTTTGATCCGACGGTTTTTCCCAGAGTTCTTTTAGTGTCGCTCATCTCTTCTGTGGCGATGATCTTTTATTTAAAAAGTTTCAAGGTAAAAAATATCAGCATCTCCGCGATCTTTGTTTCTTTTTCAGCGATTGTCTCAACTTTTCTGGGTATCATTTTTTTCGCAGAATCGACAAGTGTCGTGAAATTCTTTGGTATTTTTTTGATCCTGATGGCGATCATCATGGCAAATTACAAAAATGTCATTTTAGAAAAAAATCACTGGTATGGTCTGGTTGCCGGGTGCATTTTTGGTATTTGTTATACTTTTGACAAAAGCATCATACTGGATATTCATCCATTGGTGTATATATTCTGGACATTCTCCATGATCGCCGTGTGGGGTTTTCTTTTGGGAACAAAGAGGGTGGTGCGTTCTCTGAAGGACAAAAAACTGAATGCATATAAACCGATCTTCATTTCGGGTGTTGGCTATTTTTTGTATAACTTTTTTACTTTTACCGCTTACAGACTTGGGGGAGAAGTTGGACGGATCGATGCGATAAATAACTCTCAGATATTCTTAATTATTTTGTTTGAATTTTTTATATTAAAACACACACAAGGCACAATGAGGAAAATCCTATCAGCGGGATTGGCAGTCGCGGGTGTTCTTATGCTGGGATTTGCCCGATAG
- a CDS encoding slipin family protein, whose protein sequence is MSFIITIALPIFVFLILPGFRVVQQYEKGVVFRFGKIISSRDPGLNWIIPYVDRMRKIDFRTVTLPIPPQKIITKDNVSVDISAVAYYKIVDAEKSIVSIEDVRSAINQIAQTTVRNIVGRFQLDEVLSERDEINREISTVLDSNTEPWGVLVSVVEIKDIELPENMQRAMAKQAEAEREKRAKIIAAEGELLASQKLA, encoded by the coding sequence ATGAGCTTTATTATTACGATTGCACTCCCGATTTTTGTTTTTCTCATTCTTCCCGGATTTCGTGTGGTGCAACAATATGAAAAAGGTGTTGTTTTTCGATTTGGGAAAATCATTTCCAGTAGAGATCCGGGGCTTAATTGGATCATTCCATATGTCGATCGGATGCGCAAAATTGATTTTCGTACAGTGACATTGCCAATCCCACCACAAAAGATCATTACAAAGGATAACGTATCGGTGGACATCTCTGCAGTAGCATATTATAAAATTGTCGACGCGGAAAAGAGTATCGTATCGATCGAAGATGTGCGCAGTGCGATCAATCAAATCGCGCAGACGACAGTGCGAAATATCGTAGGGCGCTTTCAATTGGATGAAGTGCTCTCTGAACGAGATGAGATCAACAGAGAGATCAGTACCGTGCTCGATAGTAACACAGAGCCATGGGGCGTCTTGGTTTCTGTGGTAGAGATCAAAGATATTGAACTTCCAGAAAATATGCAACGAGCGATGGCAAAGCAAGCGGAGGCAGAAAGAGAAAAGCGTGCAAAGATCATTGCGGCAGAGGGAGAACTTTTGGCTAGTCAAAAATTGGCATAG
- a CDS encoding NUDIX domain-containing protein: MKEEKVLTDAVLCYLVKNDKVLLARKAKKIGEGCWSGYGGGIDGHETELQAVIRETKEEGHLTLSEKFLEKVAIIDFHNTKSDGKIFICKVHVYLATKWSGEPKETEEMLSPTWFDRDHLPFDEMMPSDKEWFPQLLTGQKLIAKAYLGPFQKTSLGETEITYVKGF; this comes from the coding sequence ATGAAAGAAGAAAAAGTTTTGACGGATGCAGTGCTTTGTTATTTAGTTAAGAATGACAAAGTCTTGTTGGCGCGAAAGGCAAAAAAGATCGGTGAGGGTTGTTGGAGCGGTTATGGTGGTGGTATCGATGGGCATGAGACGGAACTGCAAGCAGTAATAAGAGAAACAAAAGAAGAAGGACATCTGACGTTATCAGAAAAATTTTTGGAAAAAGTGGCTATCATCGATTTTCATAATACAAAAAGTGATGGAAAAATCTTTATTTGCAAAGTCCATGTGTATTTGGCAACCAAATGGTCGGGAGAGCCAAAAGAAACCGAAGAGATGCTTTCGCCTACGTGGTTTGATAGAGACCATCTTCCTTTTGACGAAATGATGCCATCCGACAAGGAGTGGTTTCCACAATTATTGACGGGACAAAAGTTGATCGCCAAAGCATATCTCGGACCATTTCAGAAAACTTCTTTAGGGGAGACAGAGATCACATACGTGAAAGGTTTTTAA
- a CDS encoding AbrB/MazE/SpoVT family DNA-binding domain-containing protein produces the protein MNDKKSIHKLKKSSAYSYSVTIPKEMVDKYGWKEHQKLVITDKGRGKIEISDWKKK, from the coding sequence ATGAATGACAAAAAATCTATCCATAAACTTAAGAAGTCCAGTGCGTATAGTTATTCTGTGACCATCCCCAAAGAGATGGTGGATAAGTATGGTTGGAAAGAACATCAGAAACTTGTCATTACGGATAAAGGGCGAGGAAAGATCGAGATCAGTGATTGGAAGAAAAAATAA
- a CDS encoding Type 1 glutamine amidotransferase-like domain-containing protein, translating to MKLLLTSAGLTNKTISNALLELTERPFAELNLAFIPTAANVEIGDKDWVIDDLNYCKDLGFNSIDIVDISAIPKELWLPRLQVADILLFEGGHTYYLMSWIEKSGLKELLPEMLKTKVYVGISAGSMVMCPNLDLSTAERFYFEPLKGDEKDEGLGFIEFLVRPHLNSQYFPEVTLNNMEKISKEVPETFYAIDDNTAIKVVDGKVEVVSEGIWKKFN from the coding sequence ATGAAACTACTTCTCACATCAGCTGGGCTGACCAATAAAACAATTTCCAACGCGCTTTTGGAACTGACCGAACGTCCCTTTGCGGAGTTGAATTTGGCATTTATTCCTACAGCGGCCAATGTGGAAATTGGCGACAAGGACTGGGTGATTGATGATTTGAATTATTGCAAAGACCTTGGATTTAACTCAATTGATATCGTAGATATCTCTGCTATTCCAAAAGAACTTTGGTTGCCGAGGTTGCAAGTTGCAGACATTTTACTTTTTGAAGGTGGGCACACATACTATTTGATGTCCTGGATTGAAAAATCTGGATTAAAAGAATTACTACCAGAAATGCTTAAGACAAAAGTGTATGTCGGAATTAGCGCGGGCAGTATGGTGATGTGCCCAAATTTGGATCTTAGCACTGCGGAAAGATTTTACTTTGAACCGCTTAAGGGTGATGAAAAAGATGAGGGTCTTGGATTTATCGAATTTTTAGTTCGTCCGCATCTCAACTCACAATATTTCCCTGAAGTAACATTAAATAACATGGAAAAAATATCCAAAGAAGTGCCGGAAACTTTTTATGCCATTGATGATAACACAGCCATCAAAGTTGTGGACGGCAAGGTTGAGGTGGTTTCTGAAGGTATTTGGAAGAAATTTAATTGA